GGGAAGTATTCGCCGATGGTCTCCAGCACTTCGCCCGCTTCTTCCAGGAAAATCTCGACGATTTCATCGTCAATGATGCTGGTATCGTCGTCCTCTTCCAGCACCGGTGCGGGCTCAGCGGCACTTGCCACGGCATGATCCGGTTCGGTGGACTCCGCCGCGTCATTGTCACTCGCGAACCAGCTCTCTTCGAGCAGCGACGGCGCGTCGTCCGCCGCTGCCGTTGCGTTGTCCTGCGCGTCGCTGCCCATCAGGGATTCGGACAGGCTGGCCAGCGGATCCTCGCTGACCGGGGCCTCCGGAGTCACAGCTTCGCTCTGCGCCGGTGCATCGACCTCATCCAGATCCAGGCTGAATTCGAAACTGTCGAGGGCAGCTTGCTCATCGGCTTCGTCGGCAGCCGGTGCCTGCGGCTCGACGGGCGCTTCGGCAAATGGCTGCGGTGCCTCTTCAATCGCGGCACCTTCGCTGTCGGACACCGCATAGCCCAGGGTGGCTACGCTGTCTTCCGCCAGCGCCAGTAGCATATCGGCATCTTCGATGCCGTCGGCACGGCGCTCCAGGTAATACTCGACGCTGGTCACCGCATCGGCGAGGGTGTCCAGCAACTTCCAGTCCGGCTGATCGCCGGCATTGATCAGACGCTCCGAGATATAACTTTTACACGCACCAACAATCTCCGCGGCGCGCTGGTAACCCACCATGTCGAGCCCGCCGCAGACTTCCTGCAGGCGCTTCGGCACTTGGGCGAGATGTCCGGCATCCCAATGGCTGGCGATGTATTCGACCACCGCCTCCTTGACGGTTTCCAGGCCAATGCGCGCTTCCCGCAGCACCTGCCCGGTAGCTTCGCCCATCAACGGTGATTCACTGTCAATGTGCTTGTCGCGTTCGGCGGCAGCCGCCAGTCCGGAGTCCAGCTGCACCAGCTCGGAGGCAGCCTGCATCAGCAGATCGTCGGGGGCCTGGCTGCGGGATGCGTCACGCAGGTATTCGTAAATGCTGCGTGCACGGATGCGCTGGTTTTCCAGACCCAGCACACCGAGGGTGTCGGCGATACGCTTGGCGACCACAGCGGTGTCGGCCAGTGGCGGGCGCTCGCCGTTGGTAATACTGGGGTCCAGTGCCTCACGTACACCCGCCAGCTCTTCGCGCAGCGCGGTGACGGCGGTACCCATGGCCTCCGGCCCCATGGCCAGAGCGTCTTCGGTATCCGGGCGCGGGGTGCCGGGAACGGCCCGATCGAGGGCATATTTCTGGTACAGGGCCTGGCTGCGCGGCCCGTTCGGACCACACAGGTAAACGTAAAACAGCAGGTTGCGGATAAGGTCGTGATCCGGGCGCAGGTCGAGCACGCGTGCGCCCTGGCCTTGCAACAGGCGGAATTCCACATCGATGCGGCGCAGCAGCTGGCGCAGTGCGGGCAATACGTTGACGCGGTGATCGGCGATACCTTCGAGCAGGCCCTGCAATACGTCCCACAGATGCTGACGCTGGCTGCCGCTGTAGAGCAGCGACATTTTCTCGCTGACCTTGTTCAGGTAGGCCAGGCTTTCGCCGCTGTTTACATCGCGGATCAGGGAAGCGGCGGCAACGTGGTACATCTTGCGCAGCTTGACCACCAGCTCCTGCAACTTGTCGTTGTTGGAAAGCAGGGGCTGACGCTTGCCAGAGGCGTGCTCCAGTGCGCTGAGGTCCGGCGCGAACAGTGCGCCCTCGGTAATCAGGCGCTCACGACGGACCGCACGAAGATCGTTCAGGAGGGGTAGCAACAGTACCGGGTTATCACGGCGTTGGAAGGCAATTTTTTCCAGATACAGCGGCAGTTCCAGCAGCGCGCGCATGAGGAACTCGCGCGTCTCATCGCTGTTCTCCACCTCGCCGCTGGCCAGCGCCTGCACCAGCTGCTCCATTTCTTCGGCCAGCATGGCGGCACCGGTCAGCTCTGCCATGTGCAGGCTGCCGTGTACCTGGTGAATCAGTTCAAGACAGTTTTTCAGCAGGCTGGAAGAGTCACCAGCCGACTCCGCGGCGGAGGAATCCGAGGCAAAGGTTTCCAGGTGCTGGCGCGCCTGGGCCAGCGTCTCGTTGATTTCGCCTATCAGCCAATCCAGGGCTACAAAATTGGGATTGTCGCGACTCACGCCAAGTCCTCGGTAATTCAGGTTGCTCGCTGACAGGCGGCGTTCAACCGCGACGCCACCCATCTGCTGCTTTACACCGCGGGGCCGCGAGCCCCAGCGGTGTCCGCTTTGTTGTCGTTATCAGTAGGTGCGGATCAGGCCATGGCCCGCTCGTCGCGCTCGCGTTCGGAGAGCGCTGCGAGGCCGTCTTGCTCGGCGGCAACGCCGTCAGCGGTATCGTCTTCCAGCATCGGGAACTCTTCGGAAAGCTCGGCCAGATCGCCATCGTACAGATCGCTCTCGCCATCCACATCGTCATTGCTGGGCAGTTTGAAGCCGGCAACGGAATCGCGCAGTGCGGAGGCGGTCTGTGCAAGGTTACCAATGGACTGTGCCGTCGCCTGGGTACCGGCAGAGGTCTGCGAGGTAATTTCCTGAATCACGTTCATCGTGTTGGAGATGTGACCCGCGGACGAGGCCTGCTGGCGTGCCGCGTTGGAGATGTTCTGGATCAAGGATGCGAGGTTGGTGGATACCGTTTCGATCTCCTCCAGGGCAACACCCGCGTCCTGGGCCAGGCGGGCACCGCGCACCACCTCGGTGGTGGTGGATTCCATCGAAACAACCGCTTCGTTGGTGTCCGACTGAATCGCTTTTACCAGGCCTTCAATCTGCTTGGTTGCTGCCGCGGAACGTTCTGCGAGGCGCTGAACCTCGTCCGCAACCACCGCGAAGCCTCGACCGGCGTCACCGGCCATAGAGGCCTGGATCGCCGCGTTCAATGCCAGAATGTTGGTCTGGTCGGCAATGTCGTTAATCAGGCTAACGATGTCACCAATCTCCTGGGAAGATTCACCCAGTCGCTTGATTCGCTTGGAAGTGTCCTGAATCTGCTCGCGGATCGTGTCCATGCCCTTAATGGTGTTCTGTACCACCTTGGCACCGTTACTTGCGATCTGTACCGAGCGTTCTGCTACCTGGGCAGATTCGGCGGCGTTGGCAGATACCTGGTCAATGGTCACGGCCATTTCGTTTACGGCCGCGGAAGCCCCGGCAATTTCCTGGGCCTGGTGCTCAGAGGCCTCGGCCAGGTGCAGGGCGGTCTGCTGGGTTTCCTGAGACAGGGAGGATACTTCCTGTGCAGCGCCGTTGATTCGGGATACCAGTACACGCAGCTGGTCGATGGTGTAGTTGATAGAGTCGGCAATCGCACCGGTAAAGGCCTCGGTTACCGTTGCCGAGGTGGTCAAGTCACCATCGGCGAGGTCCGCCAGCTCGTCCAGCAGCTGCATAATCGCCTGCTGGTTACGCTCGTTGGTTTCGGTCTCTTCCTTCAGGGTTCGACGGGTACCGGAGAACGCGGTAACCATCATGCCGAAGATCAACAGTACGAACACACCGGCGATGATGGCGATGGTCTGGTTGTTCGGCTGGCGCTCACTGGAGAGGCTCACGATGCGGTCATTCAGGGTAGACAGCGCTTCCAGCAGCAGCGGGGAGGAGGTGGCAATACCGTCGGCGGCCTGACGCGTGGCAAACAGGGCCGGAGTGGCTTCGAAGATCTCACGTACGGAGGAGCTCACGAACTCGAACAGCTCGGTAATCTCTTCCAGCGACTCGCGGGCCTCGGTATCGGTCACGCGGGAGATACCCATCACCACGTCACCGCCTTTCATGCCCTCAACCACTTTACCGAACAGGCTGGCATCGGTATTGAACTGGTCCGCCGCGGACTCCGCGTCGTCACCACCCTGCAGCATCTTATCGATGTTTCGCCCGATACGCTCGGCGCGCCATACCTGCAACTGGGCCTGCTCAACCTGGTTGGCCGGCGCGTTGTTGGCCAGCAGAATTTCCACGATGTTGTTGTGCTCTGCCTGCAGCTCCGGAAGGGAGTCGTTCAGGGTACTGGCCACATCGTTCAGGAAGATGATCGAGTCCTTGTTACCGATAATGGTGTCCGCCTGCTCGCGCAGCTGACGCCACACCTGGCCGTAATTGGCCAGCTCCTCTTCCAGCGCGCGGCGGCTGCCCGGTTCCATGCCCTGCAGTGTGCTCCAGGTCGCCGCCATCTGGTTGACGGTGTTTTCAAGGTCGGCAAATGCCTGCTCGTCACCGGCGGTCGCCGCTGGTGCGTAGGACACCAGCTGATAAGAAAGGGCGCGTAACTCGGCCACGTCTTCAAGGTATTCCTGGTCCCGGTCAGCGTGGCTCTGCACCAAATAGATGCTGACGATCAGCCCCGCCAGTGTGGCGAGTACCAGTAAACCCATAAACAGCGCGGCAGGGTTACTGCGCAACGCGGAAAATGAACTCTGGGAGCCTGTTTTCATAATTTACTCCTGGCGGACCTGTGTGTGCCTCAGGCCAATTCTTGTTATTACCACTAGTTTGAAGCCCCGTGGCTTCACATCTCTTGCTACCCGACAAACGCGGGCACCCCCTGTGCAACCGGGCAATGCCGGTTGCGATTTGCTTCAGCGGCGGAAAACCGCTGTTGCAAAGGGTTTAACGCACAGACGGCGCTCCACCTCAGTTGCCACTCCATATTTGCAGTGGCGTGCCCGATTCAACGGACACCAGAAAGCAGAAAGCCGCGACTCAATGAGCCGCGGCATCTGCAAATTGAAAGTCACTTAATAGCGCCTGCAGATCAAAAACCAGCCAGCGACCCTGCTGCAACTGGAACTGACCGCTGACCATGGGCGCAAACGGCTCGGTCAGATCGGACGGCGGCATCTTTCCGTATTCGAGCGCCAAGTGCTGCATCCCGTGCAGCTCGTCGACGATCAAGCCGGCGTAGACCTTATCCCGCTCCAACACCAGCACGCGACGGCGCTGGCGAGGGCTGCTCAGGTGGCCGCCAAAGAAAACGGCCATATCGAACAGCGGCAACAGTCGGCCGCGCACATTGGCCACACCGCGCACCCAGGGCTGAACCCCCGGTATGAAGGTGTATTGCGGAACTTCCAACAGTTCCACCACATCCTCCATGGCGGCGACGAAGCGGTGCCCGAGCAGGGAAAAACCGATGCCCGTCCAGTAAGGCTTGACCTCCTGACGGGCAGGCAGCCCCTGCGCCTGCGCCTTTGCGCGATTGGCGATATCAACCAGCGCGAGATAAGGGGTTAGAGATGAATGCACGAGGACTCAACGTCGGCCTCAGGCCAACACCTCCTCAATGGTAACCAGCAGTTTGCCTTCATCAACCGGCTTGGTCAGGTAAGCGCGCGCACCCTGGCGCATGCCCCAGACGCGGTCGGTATCCTGATCCTTGGTGGTCACAATCACTACCGGAATACCACTGGTCTGGTCATTCTTGCTCAGCTGGCGGGTAGCCTGGAAGCCATTCAGGCCCGGCATGACGATATCCATCAGGATCACATCGGGACGCTCTTCGCGCGCCACATCAACGCCGTTTTCACCATTGGTGGCGGTCAATACGGCATGGCCATTCTTTTCCAGAATGGTGGTCAGTTTGTGAGTTTCGGTTGGCGAATCATCGACGATAAGCACTCTGGCCATCTTTCTCCCCCGAGATAGTGTTTCCGCGCTGGCATCGGATCCCCGCCAGGCGAATTGTTGTTGCTAGCGACCGCATTGCACATCAGCGCGTGCGGCCAAACGCTTTGTTATTAAATTTGCTGACTATTGCGCACCCCGGCATTACCACGAAGGCAGACCGAGAGGGCGCCATGCAAGA
This genomic interval from Microbulbifer sp. Q7 contains the following:
- a CDS encoding methyl-accepting chemotaxis protein; translated protein: MKTGSQSSFSALRSNPAALFMGLLVLATLAGLIVSIYLVQSHADRDQEYLEDVAELRALSYQLVSYAPAATAGDEQAFADLENTVNQMAATWSTLQGMEPGSRRALEEELANYGQVWRQLREQADTIIGNKDSIIFLNDVASTLNDSLPELQAEHNNIVEILLANNAPANQVEQAQLQVWRAERIGRNIDKMLQGGDDAESAADQFNTDASLFGKVVEGMKGGDVVMGISRVTDTEARESLEEITELFEFVSSSVREIFEATPALFATRQAADGIATSSPLLLEALSTLNDRIVSLSSERQPNNQTIAIIAGVFVLLIFGMMVTAFSGTRRTLKEETETNERNQQAIMQLLDELADLADGDLTTSATVTEAFTGAIADSINYTIDQLRVLVSRINGAAQEVSSLSQETQQTALHLAEASEHQAQEIAGASAAVNEMAVTIDQVSANAAESAQVAERSVQIASNGAKVVQNTIKGMDTIREQIQDTSKRIKRLGESSQEIGDIVSLINDIADQTNILALNAAIQASMAGDAGRGFAVVADEVQRLAERSAAATKQIEGLVKAIQSDTNEAVVSMESTTTEVVRGARLAQDAGVALEEIETVSTNLASLIQNISNAARQQASSAGHISNTMNVIQEITSQTSAGTQATAQSIGNLAQTASALRDSVAGFKLPSNDDVDGESDLYDGDLAELSEEFPMLEDDTADGVAAEQDGLAALSERERDERAMA
- a CDS encoding chemotaxis protein CheW, whose protein sequence is MHSSLTPYLALVDIANRAKAQAQGLPARQEVKPYWTGIGFSLLGHRFVAAMEDVVELLEVPQYTFIPGVQPWVRGVANVRGRLLPLFDMAVFFGGHLSSPRQRRRVLVLERDKVYAGLIVDELHGMQHLALEYGKMPPSDLTEPFAPMVSGQFQLQQGRWLVFDLQALLSDFQFADAAAH
- the pilH gene encoding twitching motility response regulator PilH, with product MARVLIVDDSPTETHKLTTILEKNGHAVLTATNGENGVDVAREERPDVILMDIVMPGLNGFQATRQLSKNDQTSGIPVVIVTTKDQDTDRVWGMRQGARAYLTKPVDEGKLLVTIEEVLA